The bacterium BMS3Abin08 genomic interval GTGCACTGAGGACATTGCCTTCCATGCCGTAAGGTCCCGTCAAAGCCTCACTTGTAGGACCGAAGACGGCAAAAACCGTCACATTCAGGGCTGCGGCAATATGCATGGGGCCTGAATCGTTAGCAATCACAAAGGAGGCGCCTTTAATGATGGAAATCAACTCCCCGAGCCCTGTTTTTCCTGCCATATTAATGGCATTTCCACCTGTCATTGAAGAAATCCGCCGTGTTATCCCCTCATCCGTCCCGCTACCGACCAGTACAGCCCTTGCCCCTTCAAACAGGCCCCGGCCATCTTCTCCCGACAGCGCATTGATACACCCGGCAAAGTACTCCAATGGCCACTGCTTGGTCTTCCACCTGGCGCCGGAAACAACCACATAGTAGGGTTTCTCCAGCCCGCTGTTTTCAGTTTCGGGAAAGGGGAATGCCACCTCATCGGTCTCAATCCCGATTGCCTTCAGGAGCTTCAGATTCCTCCGGACTGCATGGAGTTCCCTTCCAACCCTGACCTTCCTGCTATAAAAGAGCGGACTCAGCTCTCTTGCATCTTCAAACCCGATCCTGAGAGGCGCGGATGTTACGAAGGTAATTATCCCGCTTCTGAAGAGTCCCTGAAGGTCGATAACGGTATCATATCCTTCAGCCCGGAGCCGACCAAAGAGTCTTTTC includes:
- the rfaC gene encoding lipopolysaccharide heptosyltransferase 1, which encodes MPEKILIVKPSSLGDIIHSLPVLNAIKKFRPHSEVHWVIDRGYEELLRNHPLVDRTIVINKDNWRRPLRGIKTLMELKRLFGRLRAEGYDTVIDLQGLFRSGIITFVTSAPLRIGFEDARELSPLFYSRKVRVGRELHAVRRNLKLLKAIGIETDEVAFPFPETENSGLEKPYYVVVSGARWKTKQWPLEYFAGCINALSGEDGRGLFEGARAVLVGSGTDEGITRRISSMTGGNAINMAGKTGLGELISIIKGASFVIANDSGPMHIAAALNVTVFAVFGPTSEALTGPYGMEGNVLSAPLPCRPCFRRDCKTVQCMKDVSPEELIRRVVDYYKKN